In a genomic window of Saccharomyces kudriavzevii IFO 1802 strain IFO1802 genome assembly, chromosome: 2:
- the SCT1 gene encoding bifunctional glycerol-3-phosphate/glycerone-phosphate O-acyltransferase SCT1 (similar to Saccharomyces cerevisiae SCT1 (YBL011W); ancestral locus Anc_4.96) — protein sequence MPAPKLTEKPVSSKNAQEDTSPTSTKANGAEAATEQVYVYKEPSAATKMMYSIATWLLYNIFHCFFREIRGRGSFKVPQQGPLIFVAAPHANQFVDPVILMGEVKKSVNRRVSFLIAENSLKQPVIGFLASFFMAIGVVRPQDNLKPAKGTIRVDPTDYKRVIGRDTHFLTDCLPKGLIGLPKSMGFGEIQSIESDTSLTLRKEFKMVKPEVKSALLNGTTYKFAAKVDQSCVYHRVFEHLAHNNCIGIFPEGGSHDRTDLLPLKAGVAIMALGCMEKHPDVNVKIVPCGMNYFHPHKFRSRAVVEFGDPIEIPKELIAKYHNPETNREAVKELLDTISKGLQSVTVTCSDYETLMVVQTIRRLYMTQFSSKLPLPLIVEMNRRMVKGYEFYRNDPKIVDLRKDIMAYNAALRHYNLPDHQVEEARVNFAKNLGLVFFRLIGLCILFSLAMPGIIMFSPVFILAKRISQKKARTALSKSTVKIKANDVIATWKILIGMGFAPLLYIFWSVLITYYLRHQPWNKIYIFSGSYISCVIVTYSALIVGDIGMDGFKSLRPLVLSLTSPKGLQKLQKDRASLAERIIEVVNNFGSELFPDFDSAALREEFDVIDEEEEDRKTSELIRRKMLRKQKIRRQERDPSLSATDGHVNHDVYEHHNQDSDGVSLVNSDNSLSNIPLFSSTFHRKSESSLTSTSVAPSSSSEFELEDESLEEKNGLASKIAQAVMNRRIGENAAREEDERDEDT from the coding sequence ATGCCTGCACCAAAACTCACGGAGAAACCAGTCTCTTCCAAGAACGCACAGGAAGACACGAGTCCCACTTCCACCAAGGCCAATGGCGCCGAGGCGGCGACCGAGCAGGTGTACGTGTACAAGGAGCCTAGCGCGGCCACGAAGATGATGTACTCCATTGCCACGTGGCTGTTGTACAACATCTTTCACTGCTTCTTCAGAGAAATCAGAGGTCGGGGCAGCTTCAAAGTTCCGCAACAAGGGCCCTTGATCTTTGTTGCCGCTCCGCATGCGAACCAGTTCGTTGATCCTGTCATCCTGATGGGTGAAGTGAAGAAATCTGTCAACAGGCGTGTTTCCTTCTTGATCGCGGAGAACTCGTTGAAGCAACCCGTCATTGGCTTTCTGGCCAGCTTCTTCATGGCCATCGGCGTGGTCAGGCCCCAGGACAATTTGAAGCCGGCAAAGGGCACCATCCGTGTGGATCCAACAGACTACAAGAGAGTCATCGGCCGCGACACGCATTTCTTGACCGATTGTTTGCCCAAGGGGCTCATCGGGTTACCCAAGTCTATGGGATTTGGGGAAATCCAGTCCATAGAGAGCGACACAAGTCTAACCCTGAGGAAAGAGTTCAAAATGGTCAAACCCGAGGTCAAGAGCGCGCTACTCAACGGCACTACGTACAAATTTGCCGCCAAAGTCGATCAGTCTTGCGTTTACCACAGAGTCTTTGAGCATCTGGCCCACAACAACTGCATCGGGATCTTCCCTGAAGGTGGGTCTCACGACAGGACAGACTTGTTGCCCTTGAAGGCGGGCGTGGCAATCATGGCTCTTGGCTGCATGGAAAAGCACCCCGACGTCAACGTCAAAATCGTCCCATGCGGCATGAACTATTTCCATCCGCACAAATTCAGGTCCAGGGCGGTTGTGGAATTTGGTGACCCCATCGAAATACCGAAAGAACTAATCGCCAAGTACCACAACCCGGAAACCAACAGGGAGGCAGTGAAAGAGCTATTGGACACCATATCCAAGGGTTTACAATCCGTCACCGTTACATGTTCCGATTACGAAACTCTGATGGTGGTCCAAACGATAAGAAGACTGTACATGACCCAGTTCAGCAGCAAACTGCCATTGCCCCTGATTGTGGAAATGAACAGAAGAATGGTAAAGGGCTACGAGTTTTACAGGAACGACCCCAAGATAGTGGACTTGAGAAAGGACATAATGGCTTACAATGCCGCGCTCAGACACTATAATCTCCCTGACCATCAAGTGGAGGAGGCAAGGGTAAACTTCGCCAAAAACCTGGGActtgttttcttcagatTGATTGGGCTCTGCATCCTCTTTTCCCTAGCTATGCCCGGTATCATTATGTTTTCGCCCGTGTTCATCTTAGCCAAGAGAATTTCTCAGAAAAAAGCTCGTACCGCATTATCCAAGTCTACAGTGAAGATAAAGGCCAACGACGTCATTGCCACATGGAAGATATTGATCGGAATGGGGTTCGCCCCCTTGCTCTACATCTTTTGGTCCGTCTTAATCACTTATTATCTCAGACATCAACCGTGGAACAAGATATATATCTTTTCTGGGTCCTACATCTCGTGTGTCATAGTCACGTACTCCGCTTTGATCGTGGGTGACATTGGCATGGACggtttcaaatctttgagACCACTAGTCTTATCCCTGACTTCTCCAAAGGGCCTACAAAAACTGCAGAAGGATCGTGCGAGCTTGGCAGAAAGAATAATTGAGGTCGTCAATAACTTTGGAAGCGAGTTGTTCCCGGATTTCGATAGCGCCGCCCTACGCGAAGAATTTGACGTtatcgatgaagaagaagaagacagAAAGACCTCCGAGTTGATTCGCAGGAAAATGttaagaaaacaaaaaattagaaGGCAAGAAAGAGACCCGTCATTATCCGCCACTGACGGACATGTTAATCACGATGTTTACGAACATCATAATCAGGACTCGGATGGCGTTTCATTGGTTAATAGTGACAATTCTCTCTCTAATATTCCACTGTTCTCCTCTACCTTCCATCGTAAATCAGAGTCCTCTTTGACTTCAACATCTGTTGCaccttcctcttcatcagaATTCGAGCTAGAAGACGAAAGCttggaagagaaaaacGGGTTGGCAAGCAAAATTGCACAAGCAGTCATGAACAGAAGGATTGGCGAAAATGCCGCGAgggaagaagatgaaagagaCGAAGACACGTAG
- the LAA2 gene encoding Laa2p (similar to Saccharomyces cerevisiae YBL010C; ancestral locus Anc_4.99), producing MSDGDQTKPTVKGSDAESDSSDDFGNFSDASVENDLYDQDSAVAISSESVVDNCLNEILPDVGECNMGEGTAKDDCFKLSKLIEDERPHVIYEQLIQLDPVLQPFIWNKSHIRRNLLHILRISDPDGSEDAGRKRQEEPLNDELFKRICDIVERNEQTATGLFLRDNFKIDYTPPMTLKSLKIEEEREQEQRIPQLLAAIFTDMDEESLRQYHDALCQSIDFLVSRSKCLKKKQQDLLRDKTTFENVVTNLTGHTQRLQRDEIALYNKRRNKKKRFSWVGY from the coding sequence ATGAGTGATGGAGATCAAACAAAGCCTACCGTAAAGGGATCTGACGCCGAAAGTGATTCTAGTGatgattttggaaatttttcgGATGCTTCAGTGGAAAACGACCTCTATGACCAGGATTCTGCTGTCGCAATATCTTCCGAATCCGTGGTAGATAACTGCCTGAATGAGATACTGCCAGATGTGGGTGAATGCAATATGGGAGAAGGAACAGCAAAGGACGATTGTTTTAAGCTGAGTAAGTTGATCGAAGATGAGCGGCCCCATGTAATTTATGAACAACTCATACAATTAGATCCCGTGTTACAGCCATTCATATGGAATAAGTCTCATATACGGAGAAACTTGCTGCACATCTTGAGAATATCTGATCCTGATGGCTCTGAAGATGCTGGTCGAAAGAGGCAGGAAGAGCCACTAAATGATGAACTGTTTAAGAGGATATGCGACATAGTGGaaagaaatgaacaaaCGGCCACTGGATTGTTCTTGAGggacaatttcaaaatcgaCTACACGCCGCCAATGACTTTGAAATCTCttaaaattgaagaagagcGTGAACAAGAGCAACGTATACCGCAATTGCTTGCCGCCATATTCACTGATATGGATGAAGAATCCTTACGCCAATACCATGACGCGTTGTGTCAATCTATTGACTTTCTTGTAAGTAGATCAAAATgtctgaagaaaaaacaacaggACCTTCTTAGGGATAAGACaacctttgaaaatgttgtaACGAACTTGACGGGACACACTCAAAGATTACAGAGAGATGAAATAGCGCTGTATAACAAGAGGcgaaacaaaaagaaaaggtttAGCTGGGTTGGATActaa